The Saccharomycodes ludwigii strain NBRC 1722 chromosome II, whole genome shotgun sequence genome window below encodes:
- the ENT4 gene encoding Ent4p (similar to Saccharomyces cerevisiae YLL038C | ENT4 | Epsin N-Terminal homology) — protein MFRSLKNLGASSTEIKVKQLTSDSESNGSTMTSSLMNEISILTYSSKTLREITQVLRKRLQLITNLMNQPIPTSQLPNSLRKQQQLKHQRNENENINAVYMSITGNSVLKKYCIQILKTLTLIGYLINNGSNEFIEWGKHSCYIMEPLCDIEVIHNGNHIASPNSSSFSSSSFFHSNNSNGTEGIASSTHDNDNMLLLQIRRLAVQLVTILNDDALLEKRRHDLIEFRSSISTPGKKSTDNSHLKRTFEFDKNSKNTSLDSSSNEHQPYRQHQTQQQYFKSKSLDSPRVNNEEADANNLDNINGSYNRIGNGWGLKKLTKGNIMNRNNSTNSDITIKDDKRVNLNSFNNLKTWKFSDSSTGDAIKEDIEKNNDNTDTNSNTNNTYYLKTSCMSTATNNGQNNNITNTPPKGKYDRFNALDTLDEDEENDCDDFTSSTTTTTDDKSLNTIKNTLSSFTKSLDFEMLSNCTNENDTNMKPIINKEKSFSSNNPFI, from the coding sequence ATGTTTAGAAGCTTAAAGAATTTGGGTGCGTCGAGTACAGAAATAAAGGTTAAACAACTAACCAGTGATAGTGAAAGCAACGGTTCCACAATGACAAGCTCCTTAATGAATGAAATATCTATATTGACTTATAGTTCTAAAACCTTGAGAGAAATCACACAGgttttaagaaaaagacTACAGCTTATAACAAATTTAATGAATCAACCCATACCAACTTCACAACTACCTAATTCACTGAgaaaacagcaacaactAAAACACCAAAGAAATGAGAacgaaaatataaatgcgGTTTATATGTCTATCACTGGTAATAGCGTGCTTAAAAAATACTGTATacaaattttgaaaacattAACTTTGATTGggtatttaattaataacgGGTCTAACGAATTTATTGAGTGGGGTAAGCATTCATGCTACATTATGGAACCTTTGTGTGATATTGAAGTGATCCACAATGGTAATCATATAGCGTCTCCTAACTCTTCCTCATTCTCCTCTAGCTCGTTTTTtcatagtaataatagcaatggCACTGAAGGAATAGCTAGTAGCACGCATGATAACGATAATATGTTATTACTGCAAATTAGAAGACTAGCTGTCCAATTAGTAACCATATTGAACGATGATGCATTactagaaaaaagaagacaCGATTTAATAGAATTTAGGAGCAGTATTTCAACACCGGGGAAAAAATCCACGGATAATAGCCATTTAAAAAGAACATTTGAATTTGATAAGAACAGCAAAAATACAAGCCTTGATTCTTCATCAAATGAGCACCAACCATACAGGCAGCACCAAACACAGCAACagtattttaaaagtaaaagttTAGATTCTCCTAGAGTGAATAACGAAGAGGCTGATGCTAATAACCTGGATAATATAAATGGAAGTTATAATAGAATAGGAAACGGCTGGGGGTTGAAAAAACTAACCAAAGGAAATATAATGAATAGAAACAATAGTACCAACAGTGACATTACTATCAAAGACGATAAAAGGGTAAACTTAAATAGTTTCAATAATCTTAAGACCTGGAAATTTAGTGATAGTTCGACTGGTGATGCTATTAAAGAAGATATAGAGAAGAATAATGATAACACGGATACTAACTccaatactaataatacttattatttaaagacTTCTTGTATGAGTACGGCAACGAATAATggtcaaaataataacattaccAATACACCGCCTAAAGGTAAATACGACAGATTCAATGCTTTGGATACACTGGATGAGGATGAAGAGAATGATTGTGACGATTTTACATCTAgcactactactaccaccGATGATAAGAGTTTAAatactattaaaaatactCTGTCTTCTTTTACAAAATCCTTGGATTTTGAAATGTTATCAAATTGTACTAATGAAAACGATACTAATATGAAGCCAATCATTAATAAGGAGAAGAGTTTTTCATCAAACAAtccatttatttaa